One window from the genome of Bdellovibrionales bacterium encodes:
- a CDS encoding aldo/keto reductase family protein, translating to MPTNSHMPYRSLGRCGTKVSTYGLGGWTTYGGSVKDNNTINQIIHAAYDAGINFFDIADVYAKGESEKAMGAVLKDFPRHELIITSKVFWPMSDDINDKGLSRKHINESINKSLKRIGTDYLDIYFCHRYDEETPLEETIRAMDDLVHQGKIIYWGTSEWTSEQLGEAYEICEKYGYYKPQVEQPQYSLIAREKFEMDVQPIATKLGMGLVTWSPLASGLLTGKYDNGIKEGRLSQMEWLKDSIYTPENIERVKAMKKIADDLSCSRTQLALAWLNAQPGMSSVILGATRTEQLQENLGALNVKITSDVDKELKKLFRY from the coding sequence ATGCCCACAAACTCTCACATGCCCTATCGCAGCCTCGGTCGCTGCGGAACCAAAGTCAGCACTTACGGCCTCGGCGGTTGGACAACCTACGGCGGCTCAGTCAAAGACAACAACACGATCAATCAGATTATTCACGCCGCCTACGACGCCGGCATTAACTTTTTCGACATCGCCGATGTTTATGCCAAGGGTGAATCCGAAAAGGCTATGGGCGCAGTTCTTAAAGACTTCCCTCGCCATGAGTTGATCATCACCAGCAAAGTTTTTTGGCCGATGAGTGATGACATCAATGACAAAGGTCTTTCGCGCAAGCATATCAATGAGTCGATCAACAAATCCCTCAAGCGCATCGGTACAGATTACTTGGACATTTATTTCTGCCACAGATATGACGAAGAAACTCCGCTCGAAGAAACCATTCGGGCGATGGACGATCTCGTTCATCAAGGCAAGATCATTTACTGGGGCACCAGCGAATGGACGAGCGAGCAACTCGGTGAAGCCTATGAAATTTGCGAAAAGTATGGTTACTACAAACCACAGGTTGAACAACCTCAATACAGTTTGATTGCACGCGAGAAATTCGAAATGGACGTTCAACCGATCGCAACGAAGCTCGGCATGGGCCTCGTAACATGGAGTCCCCTCGCCTCGGGTCTTCTGACTGGCAAATACGATAACGGCATCAAAGAAGGCCGCCTGTCACAAATGGAATGGCTCAAAGATTCCATATACACTCCGGAAAATATTGAGCGCGTGAAGGCGATGAAGAAAATCGCCGACGACCTCAGTTGTTCTCGGACTCAACTGGCACTCGCTTGGTTGAATGCACAGCCAGGCATGAGCAGTGTGATCTTAGGCGCGACTCGCACCGAGCAGCTCCAAGAGAATCTCGGAGCCCTCAACGTCAAAATCACCAGCGATGTTGATAAGGAATTAAAAAAGTTATTTAGATACTAG
- the ung gene encoding uracil-DNA glycosylase, whose translation MSETTTTPKLEQSWLKYLQPEFEKEYMKGLRKFLLAQKQAQKVIFPKGEEYFAALNLTPLDKVKVVIIGQDPYHGPGQAHGLSFSVRKGVRFPPSLQNIFKELHDDVGVAMPKSGDLTHWAEQGVLLLNAVLTVEQGQAAAHQGKGWEQFTDQVIAALSKNREHVVYLLWGSYAQKKAAFVDRSKNLVLESPHPSPLSAYRGFFGSKPFSKINKYLRDHNIKEIDWSLP comes from the coding sequence TTGAGCGAAACAACGACGACACCGAAATTAGAGCAATCTTGGCTGAAGTATCTACAACCAGAGTTTGAAAAAGAGTACATGAAAGGGTTGCGAAAATTTCTTCTCGCGCAGAAGCAAGCGCAAAAAGTTATATTCCCAAAAGGCGAAGAGTATTTTGCTGCTCTGAATCTGACTCCTCTCGACAAAGTGAAAGTTGTGATTATCGGCCAGGATCCTTATCACGGGCCGGGTCAGGCGCATGGGCTGAGCTTCTCGGTGCGTAAAGGCGTTCGCTTTCCTCCGTCGCTTCAGAATATTTTTAAAGAACTTCACGATGATGTCGGCGTGGCAATGCCTAAAAGTGGTGATCTCACGCACTGGGCTGAGCAAGGTGTGCTGCTTTTGAATGCAGTGCTCACGGTTGAACAAGGGCAGGCTGCCGCTCATCAGGGCAAGGGCTGGGAGCAGTTTACAGATCAGGTGATTGCGGCACTGAGTAAGAATCGCGAACACGTTGTCTACTTGCTGTGGGGAAGTTACGCGCAGAAGAAGGCTGCGTTCGTGGATCGCTCTAAGAACTTGGTGCTTGAGTCGCCACATCCATCACCGCTCTCTGCGTATCGTGGATTTTTTGGCTCCAAACCATTCTCGAAAATTAATAAATATCTACGTGACCATAACATCAAAGAAATAGACTGGTCTTTGCCGTAA
- a CDS encoding DUF2817 domain-containing protein: protein MKTAAVLVLSVILNSQAFATDFTDLPKKCMEALKAFPGKRDDALLQKACEKVQIDEGCTSVEGRPIFHYDKMASNADAKKVLVFSLIHGDETHAGTVGRYWMERLESFDPRNSWRVVPVLNPDGVQAKTRTNANNIDLNRNFPTKDWDTQAKTYWQKSTKSNPRRNPGDHAGSEIETKCAMKHLEEFKPDFIVSVHTPLKVLDFDGPKVTFPKYDYLPWRSLGHFPGSLGRYMWFERQTPVLTTELREDLPSTLQPLEKLQDVIGTLVKLEIKPKRADAQEPAKIVKTFAPTETPNN, encoded by the coding sequence ATGAAAACTGCTGCTGTCTTAGTTTTGAGCGTGATTCTGAATTCGCAAGCATTTGCGACGGACTTCACGGATCTACCGAAAAAGTGCATGGAAGCTCTCAAAGCTTTCCCTGGTAAAAGAGACGATGCGCTTTTGCAGAAAGCTTGCGAGAAAGTGCAAATCGATGAAGGTTGCACGAGCGTAGAGGGCCGTCCCATTTTTCACTACGATAAAATGGCATCTAATGCTGACGCAAAGAAGGTCTTAGTATTCAGTCTTATCCATGGCGATGAAACGCATGCAGGGACTGTAGGGCGCTATTGGATGGAACGCCTGGAGTCCTTTGATCCGCGCAATTCTTGGCGAGTGGTGCCTGTCTTGAATCCAGACGGTGTTCAAGCCAAGACTCGTACCAACGCAAACAATATCGATTTGAATCGTAATTTCCCAACAAAAGATTGGGACACTCAAGCAAAGACCTATTGGCAGAAATCGACAAAGTCGAATCCGCGCCGCAATCCTGGCGATCATGCGGGGAGCGAGATTGAAACAAAGTGTGCAATGAAACATCTTGAGGAGTTCAAACCGGATTTTATCGTATCGGTTCACACGCCGCTAAAAGTTTTGGACTTCGATGGACCGAAAGTAACATTCCCGAAGTACGATTATCTTCCGTGGAGATCTTTGGGGCATTTCCCAGGCAGCTTGGGAAGATACATGTGGTTTGAGCGTCAGACGCCGGTGTTGACGACAGAGCTGCGTGAAGATTTACCTTCGACTTTGCAGCCTCTTGAAAAGCTGCAAGACGTGATCGGGACTCTGGTAAAACTTGAGATCAAACCAAAGCGGGCAGATGCTCAAGAGCCGGCGAAGATCGTAAAGACCTTTGCGCCGACTGAGACTCCGAACAACTAG
- a CDS encoding HPF/RaiA family ribosome-associated protein produces MSDLLNPGIELIEVAIEDSPEVKSYIYQMISEFEPYVTPQTVVAVIAKDPMKLALQYEADGKEFDEEDLKSHYRISITLKEGDAKIAAEGVDKDIYTAIRLAKDSLLQKLIAIQDRIVTQQERNMEIHHALQNTMIH; encoded by the coding sequence ATGTCTGACCTTCTGAACCCCGGAATTGAGCTGATCGAAGTCGCGATCGAAGATAGTCCCGAAGTAAAATCGTATATTTATCAAATGATCTCGGAGTTCGAGCCCTATGTCACTCCGCAGACTGTCGTGGCTGTGATCGCGAAGGATCCTATGAAGCTGGCGCTCCAATATGAAGCGGACGGCAAAGAATTTGATGAAGAGGACTTGAAATCTCATTACAGGATTTCGATCACTCTCAAGGAAGGCGATGCGAAGATCGCGGCGGAAGGTGTCGACAAGGACATCTACACAGCGATACGCCTGGCCAAAGATTCTCTGCTGCAAAAGCTGATTGCGATCCAAGACAGAATTGTTACGCAGCAAGAGCGCAACATGGAGATTCACCACGCTCTGCAGAATACAATGATTCACTAG
- a CDS encoding shikimate synthase, producing the protein MINVIIGQRGVGKTQLLKRIHRYTESSKVPCFDLDQEIEKRAKKTIREIFEKEGEPAFRDLEKQIFHEIILSQPNCWIAVGGGFPVGVIPDHARVLWVQRATDHAGRVFLDRPRLESDLPPLEEYEKRAKAREFQFRNVYDQIYMMPEGLTEVDTMEEEILVQHKKALAGGVTILPEVFLKKNRWHGFIENYANHGVEFFEMRDDLLNHDQVQTCLGSLFSEKFIFSFRTGKTENYPQGSQIAYYDWAVELGEMPQPVRFLKQRLIISLHERIEGESLEEAISRLNDQTGKCVHLKLAPIVENYDDLLLGYLWQQADPQNRSFLPRSANGRWAWFRLWMKGRQLLNFWREGDGSAADQPTVYEWLSVHFIKTQFAAVLGKPVKQSWTPMEQKAFFEERNEPVFRIEVDQREWESALRTLSVLGLKQAAVTSPLKEEAFHSSKEKTGEAELLRSVNTLYYNSDQKRWAGHNTDFAGFQELAEGIDDKTTVVLWGGGGTLNMMKKVLPQSYCFSATRGEVREEDLSRWNNDIMPEVLVWAAPRKGDMKWPNPEWKPKLVIDLNYTDDSAGREYAQRVGAEYRSGVKMFRTQAQHQREFWEVQP; encoded by the coding sequence ATGATCAATGTGATTATTGGCCAGAGAGGCGTCGGTAAGACCCAGCTACTCAAGCGCATTCATCGCTACACCGAGTCCTCGAAAGTGCCTTGTTTTGATCTCGATCAAGAAATCGAGAAGCGCGCAAAGAAAACGATCCGTGAGATCTTCGAAAAAGAGGGCGAGCCCGCTTTCCGTGACCTTGAGAAACAGATCTTTCATGAAATCATTCTTTCTCAGCCAAACTGCTGGATTGCCGTCGGCGGCGGTTTTCCCGTTGGCGTGATTCCTGACCATGCCCGCGTGCTTTGGGTGCAAAGAGCGACTGATCACGCCGGTCGGGTATTTTTGGATCGCCCGCGTTTGGAAAGTGATTTGCCGCCACTCGAAGAGTATGAGAAGCGTGCGAAGGCGCGAGAGTTCCAGTTCCGTAACGTCTACGATCAGATTTACATGATGCCGGAAGGCCTCACCGAAGTTGATACGATGGAAGAAGAGATTCTTGTTCAGCATAAGAAGGCTCTTGCTGGCGGCGTGACGATCTTGCCTGAGGTTTTCTTAAAGAAAAATCGTTGGCATGGATTTATTGAAAATTACGCCAATCATGGTGTTGAGTTCTTTGAAATGCGCGACGATCTTTTAAACCATGATCAAGTGCAAACTTGCTTGGGCTCTTTATTCTCTGAAAAATTTATTTTCTCTTTCCGTACAGGTAAAACTGAGAATTACCCGCAAGGCAGTCAGATTGCATACTACGACTGGGCCGTAGAACTCGGTGAAATGCCACAGCCCGTGCGTTTCTTAAAACAGCGACTCATTATTTCTTTGCATGAGCGCATCGAGGGCGAATCTCTTGAAGAGGCGATTTCGCGTTTGAATGATCAAACTGGTAAGTGCGTTCATTTGAAGCTCGCTCCTATTGTTGAAAACTATGACGATCTGTTATTGGGTTACCTATGGCAGCAAGCGGATCCACAGAACCGTAGCTTCTTACCACGATCAGCAAATGGCCGCTGGGCTTGGTTCCGTTTGTGGATGAAGGGGCGTCAACTCCTCAATTTCTGGCGCGAAGGCGACGGCAGTGCTGCCGATCAGCCGACGGTTTATGAATGGCTCAGTGTTCACTTTATTAAAACTCAGTTCGCGGCGGTTCTGGGTAAGCCGGTCAAACAAAGCTGGACGCCGATGGAGCAGAAGGCCTTTTTTGAAGAGCGCAATGAGCCTGTCTTCCGTATCGAGGTTGACCAGCGTGAATGGGAGTCGGCTTTGCGCACTCTCTCCGTGTTGGGGCTCAAGCAAGCGGCGGTGACATCGCCGTTAAAAGAAGAAGCTTTCCATAGCAGTAAAGAAAAAACCGGAGAGGCCGAGCTTCTGCGCTCGGTGAATACGCTCTACTACAATTCAGATCAAAAGCGTTGGGCGGGTCACAATACAGATTTTGCCGGATTCCAGGAATTGGCTGAGGGTATTGATGATAAGACCACGGTCGTTCTTTGGGGCGGCGGTGGGACGCTAAATATGATGAAGAAAGTGTTGCCGCAGTCGTATTGTTTTTCTGCAACTCGTGGCGAGGTTCGTGAAGAAGATCTGTCACGCTGGAATAACGACATCATGCCTGAAGTTTTAGTTTGGGCAGCGCCGAGAAAAGGCGATATGAAATGGCCGAACCCTGAGTGGAAGCCAAAGCTAGTTATTGATTTAAATTATACCGACGATTCTGCGGGCCGCGAATATGCCCAAAGAGTCGGAGCGGAATATCGTTCGGGCGTGAAGATGTTCCGGACGCAAGCCCAACATCAACGAGAATTTTGGGAGGTTCAACCATGA
- the lexA gene encoding transcriptional repressor LexA, whose protein sequence is MIDNSPLPLTAKEKAFLEFVESFQKSSGISPSYQEIRDHFGFASFNSVQNYLKQLTRKGYVKNHANQKRAIQVVTSTGPSPQSLLQSTEEVLSLPLLGKVAAGAPIESLKHDEYVQVPNHMVRNPNKTFALRVQGDSMINEGILDGDTILVQQQNNASNGDLVVATIENEATVKRFFLRTPPRGSHDELMIELRPANEKLQSMWYSPLEVNIQGILVGLLRKF, encoded by the coding sequence ATGATTGATAATTCGCCCCTCCCCCTTACAGCGAAAGAGAAAGCCTTCCTCGAATTCGTCGAAAGCTTTCAAAAGAGTTCTGGAATTTCTCCGTCGTATCAGGAGATTAGGGATCATTTTGGATTCGCGTCGTTTAACTCGGTCCAAAATTACCTGAAGCAACTGACACGCAAGGGATATGTAAAGAACCACGCCAATCAGAAACGGGCTATTCAGGTAGTCACATCGACAGGACCTTCTCCTCAATCGCTCCTCCAAAGCACGGAGGAGGTCCTGTCTCTTCCTCTCCTCGGCAAAGTCGCAGCCGGGGCCCCGATTGAATCTTTAAAGCACGATGAATATGTGCAAGTGCCGAATCATATGGTTCGGAATCCAAATAAGACGTTCGCCCTGCGAGTGCAGGGCGATTCAATGATTAACGAAGGCATTTTGGATGGTGACACCATTTTGGTGCAGCAACAGAATAACGCTTCTAACGGTGACCTCGTTGTCGCAACAATCGAGAACGAAGCGACTGTGAAACGCTTCTTCCTCCGGACGCCTCCGCGCGGAAGCCATGATGAGCTCATGATCGAACTCCGCCCGGCCAACGAGAAACTTCAATCCATGTGGTATTCACCGTTGGAGGTGAATATTCAGGGCATTCTCGTCGGCTTGCTTAGAAAATTCTAA
- a CDS encoding helix-turn-helix transcriptional regulator: protein MSQIDQFLAALKRALKNKQWNYKQVAEALHVSESSVKRLLSNKKISLDRIEKICDATGISFADVCKLAEWQDEDPYIVLSFEQEKILSENPRLLHYFTLLTEGYKPQKIEKEFQILPAESKKFLFTLDKCNLIELHPKDKVKLIKNGLFRFRRDGPVGKVVFQQLKESFLFSDFKANDEFIRFGMRKLSPAALAKLKVKIEKIYLELEEEANYELQMESTDKEYGVLFAYRPWQYSIMNVLKKRTG from the coding sequence GTGTCTCAGATTGATCAGTTTCTGGCCGCGCTCAAACGAGCTTTAAAGAATAAACAGTGGAACTACAAGCAAGTCGCAGAAGCCCTGCACGTCAGCGAATCCAGCGTGAAGCGGTTGCTGAGTAATAAAAAAATCAGTCTCGATCGCATCGAAAAAATCTGTGATGCCACGGGAATTAGTTTTGCCGATGTCTGCAAGCTCGCCGAGTGGCAGGATGAAGACCCTTATATCGTTCTTTCTTTTGAACAAGAGAAAATTCTTTCTGAGAATCCACGGTTGCTTCATTATTTTACTTTACTCACTGAGGGCTATAAGCCGCAAAAGATTGAAAAAGAATTTCAAATCTTGCCCGCTGAGAGTAAGAAGTTTTTATTTACTCTCGATAAGTGCAATCTGATTGAGCTTCATCCCAAAGACAAAGTGAAGCTCATTAAAAACGGCCTTTTTCGTTTCCGTCGCGACGGCCCTGTGGGAAAAGTTGTGTTTCAACAGCTCAAAGAGAGTTTCTTGTTTTCTGATTTCAAAGCAAACGATGAGTTCATTCGTTTCGGAATGCGCAAGCTGAGTCCGGCGGCTCTGGCGAAGCTGAAGGTGAAGATTGAAAAGATCTATCTTGAGCTTGAAGAAGAAGCCAACTACGAGCTGCAGATGGAAAGCACTGACAAAGAATACGGCGTTCTCTTTGCTTATCGTCCTTGGCAGTATTCTATTATGAATGTCCTCAAGAAAAGAACGGGTTAG
- a CDS encoding 3-phosphoshikimate 1-carboxyvinyltransferase — protein sequence MKVFKFRGRIPASKSLMNRALIAQSYEPRLKLVGDSSCDDVVHMKASLKKLGKSSVLDCGEGGTTLRFLAFRVSRMSGEFLLKGTPRLLSRPQKEIQQILRQLGVQVSFEKKGIRIISNGWKAPAKALAVSAKDSSQFLSALFLNAWGLDFDLKIKVAGSITSVGYFEMTLQILKDLGLKYSRRGNVYTIPRGQKIKLKKYSVESDLSSLFSVAAFAAVSGQATFQDFPAKSLQPDLAFTGILRKMGVGEAKKLKQLSVKSPRKLKPVKANLQNSPDLFPVLAVLCSFAEGRSVLYGAPQLAFKESNRIQKTAELLKKAGVSVKKRKDGMEILGRGTVVRAKRFRFDPDKDHRLAFAAALLKYFGEDIQILDPDVVRKSFPEFWKYVGVRP from the coding sequence GTGAAGGTGTTCAAGTTCCGCGGCCGCATTCCGGCCTCAAAATCCCTGATGAATCGTGCGTTGATTGCTCAGAGCTATGAGCCACGCTTAAAACTCGTCGGGGATTCGAGCTGCGATGACGTTGTTCACATGAAAGCGAGCTTAAAGAAACTTGGAAAGAGCTCGGTGCTTGATTGTGGAGAAGGCGGGACGACCCTGCGTTTCTTGGCGTTTCGCGTATCGCGGATGTCTGGTGAGTTTTTGTTAAAAGGAACTCCGCGCCTGTTAAGTCGTCCGCAAAAAGAGATTCAGCAAATTTTGCGGCAACTCGGTGTTCAAGTGAGTTTTGAAAAGAAAGGCATTCGAATTATTTCGAATGGCTGGAAGGCGCCTGCAAAGGCTCTTGCGGTCAGTGCAAAGGATTCGAGTCAGTTCTTGTCGGCGTTGTTTCTGAATGCCTGGGGCCTTGATTTTGATTTGAAGATCAAGGTTGCGGGATCCATCACTTCGGTGGGCTATTTTGAAATGACCTTGCAGATCCTGAAAGACCTGGGGCTCAAGTATTCTCGCCGTGGGAATGTATATACGATTCCTCGCGGGCAGAAGATCAAGCTTAAGAAGTACTCTGTCGAGTCTGATCTCAGCTCGCTCTTTAGTGTTGCGGCGTTTGCGGCAGTTTCAGGGCAAGCGACTTTTCAGGATTTTCCGGCAAAGAGCCTGCAGCCTGATTTGGCGTTCACCGGCATCTTGAGAAAGATGGGCGTTGGCGAAGCAAAGAAATTAAAGCAGCTTTCTGTAAAGTCTCCGCGGAAGTTAAAACCCGTAAAAGCTAATTTGCAGAATTCTCCGGATTTGTTTCCGGTGCTAGCGGTGCTTTGTAGTTTTGCTGAAGGAAGATCCGTTTTGTACGGAGCGCCTCAATTGGCGTTTAAAGAATCCAATCGCATTCAGAAAACCGCAGAGCTCTTAAAAAAAGCCGGTGTCTCTGTTAAAAAACGTAAAGACGGCATGGAAATCTTAGGCCGCGGGACGGTTGTGCGGGCAAAGCGTTTCCGCTTTGATCCTGATAAAGACCATCGCCTGGCTTTTGCTGCGGCTTTGTTAAAATATTTCGGCGAAGATATTCAGATCCTCGATCCCGATGTTGTTCGTAAAAGTTTTCCTGAATTTTGGAAGTATGTAGGAGTTCGTCCATGA
- the aroC gene encoding chorismate synthase, protein MSASSFGSRFVITTFGESHGTALGVVIDGCPAGLKFDEALLVKELERRRPGGALVSQRQEGDVPEVLSGVFEGKTIGTPIAIMVRNKDQKSQDYDQIKNSPRAGHADDVWQMKFGHRDHRGGGRSSGRETVARVMAGAVAQMLCKQLAPGLQIKAYSGQVGSYALSEAERSQVWTHDIDSFTARFPSAQHEKVKELLTLAQSQGESYGGTAEIRIKGAPGGLGQPVFHKLKADLAQAYMSVGATSGVELGAGSEAPNEKGTAFHSSSQSENYGGIRGGISTGEEMLLKVHFKPTSSILDVAKKGRHDPYIVTRAIPVLESMTWLVLVDHLLWMKSDRV, encoded by the coding sequence ATGAGTGCAAGTTCCTTCGGATCCAGATTTGTCATCACAACCTTCGGTGAATCCCACGGCACAGCTTTGGGAGTCGTGATCGACGGCTGCCCGGCGGGACTGAAATTCGACGAAGCGCTCTTAGTGAAAGAACTTGAGCGCCGCAGACCAGGCGGAGCTTTGGTATCGCAACGTCAAGAAGGCGATGTGCCTGAAGTGCTGAGTGGCGTGTTTGAAGGTAAAACCATCGGCACTCCGATTGCGATCATGGTTCGCAACAAGGATCAAAAATCTCAAGACTACGATCAAATTAAAAATTCTCCGCGTGCAGGTCATGCGGATGATGTGTGGCAGATGAAGTTCGGTCATCGCGATCATCGCGGTGGTGGTAGATCTTCGGGCCGCGAAACGGTGGCGCGTGTGATGGCAGGGGCTGTCGCGCAAATGCTGTGCAAACAGCTCGCTCCGGGCTTACAGATCAAAGCGTACTCGGGCCAAGTGGGCAGTTACGCACTTTCTGAAGCAGAACGTTCTCAGGTATGGACTCATGACATTGATAGTTTCACAGCAAGATTCCCATCGGCTCAGCATGAGAAGGTGAAAGAGCTTTTAACTCTGGCGCAGTCTCAAGGTGAAAGCTACGGAGGGACGGCAGAGATTCGCATTAAAGGCGCGCCGGGCGGCTTAGGGCAGCCCGTGTTCCATAAGCTGAAGGCCGACTTAGCACAGGCTTATATGAGCGTCGGAGCGACTTCGGGCGTAGAGCTTGGCGCGGGCAGTGAAGCGCCGAACGAGAAGGGCACAGCCTTCCATTCATCGTCTCAGTCTGAGAATTACGGCGGCATCCGTGGCGGCATCTCCACGGGTGAAGAGATGTTGCTGAAGGTGCACTTCAAGCCAACGTCTTCGATTCTCGATGTGGCGAAGAAGGGGAGACACGATCCTTACATCGTGACGCGCGCGATTCCGGTGCTGGAATCGATGACTTGGTTGGTGCTCGTGGATCATCTTCTGTGGATGAAGAGTGATCGGGTCTAA